From Pseudanabaena sp. PCC 6802, one genomic window encodes:
- a CDS encoding GAF domain-containing protein, with translation MLLDNNQVSNFDTQSANGTTTKDTIKLTPPSQPPTPSPQPKSEKLSKQRSLNLRTKATALAIALGTIPVIAIGTTVSLLSAGNSTRQLEANQINLTQSLATNLSGFMFERYGDVQVLADLPILTNAKLRTTLTTAEKIDILDRYIQAYGVYDSIAVYGLDGKLQLASSKVESPADVNFRQYFQEAKRTNQPYIEQEVQVSKVTKLPSFFLAAPVKDRATGETIAILRTRIPASAVEVLFSDNEQFGEYHLVDSAGKFVLALEKNQIGREADKDLPGFAQKIATSKSGAFYSTDQIDGSRQILAFSKTPQVRSLPQLNWFVILGLDEDIAFKQQRELQLLLVSSILLASVVVAAISAILANRTVRPIQTAATAVEKIGQGELDTRVPVEGADELALLGSNINLMAEQIQRRNDVSSLALTIRQSTDLDNTLDVLVTETRRMLDVDRVVIYRFNPDWSGYLSHESVLPGLPSALEEDATDSCISPDLIEDYRQGRIVVNNDVSERDYHPEHRQLLNRLQIRANLVTPIVQQGQLFGLLVAHHCKNTHVWQADEIGLLSEVSVQVGYAVGQILSTEQKAKVAALKDRLAEISLKIGKTLDFQEILDTAVHEVRDLFKTDRAIIYSFDADWKGTIIAESVGSQWPKALGAQIHDPCFADRYVEKYREGRVQATPNIYKANLTDCHLKQLEPFAVKANLVAPIVRNKELIGLLILHQCDAPRIWDDSEIDLFRQLASQVGYAIEQATFIEQMDKARQEARAEAAAIAKDQQEQKELLQKRALELLMEVDPVSRGDLTVKAKVTPDEVGTLADSYNAIIRSLRQIVTDVQGASVEVVKTAMSNEGAISEVATVSSQQAETISTALKQVEAIAESLQVMATRAKQAEQQVQRANQEAQAGDEAMNRTVTGISNIRETVSETAKKVKRLGEASQKISKVVNLISGFADQTNLLALNAAIEAARAGEEGRGFAVVAEEVRALAQQSASATADIEQLVEEIQTQTNEVVAAMEDGTEQVVVGTQLVEEARQKLAQITTVSNQANKLVQEIAQTAAAQTRTSATVSKTMQDVATSAKEASEQSTSVAASFEQLVNVAEQLQVSVSQFKL, from the coding sequence ATGCTTCTAGATAACAATCAGGTCTCCAACTTCGATACCCAATCTGCCAACGGCACCACCACGAAAGATACCATCAAACTAACTCCCCCCTCCCAGCCCCCAACCCCCAGCCCCCAACCCAAGAGCGAGAAGCTTTCTAAGCAACGATCGCTTAATCTACGCACCAAAGCCACAGCTCTGGCGATCGCGCTCGGAACGATACCTGTAATTGCGATCGGTACAACGGTCTCCTTACTTAGTGCTGGTAACTCTACTCGGCAGTTGGAAGCGAATCAAATAAATCTAACGCAGTCTTTGGCTACCAACCTTAGTGGCTTTATGTTCGAGCGCTATGGCGATGTCCAGGTGCTGGCTGACTTACCAATTCTCACCAATGCTAAGCTCCGTACTACCCTGACTACAGCAGAAAAAATTGACATTTTAGATCGCTACATCCAAGCTTATGGTGTTTATGACAGCATTGCTGTCTACGGTTTAGATGGCAAATTGCAACTGGCATCATCCAAGGTTGAATCACCTGCTGACGTTAACTTCCGCCAATACTTTCAAGAAGCAAAGCGTACTAACCAGCCCTACATCGAACAGGAAGTGCAGGTTTCAAAAGTTACGAAGCTTCCCAGTTTCTTTCTAGCAGCACCAGTAAAAGATAGAGCTACTGGTGAGACAATTGCGATTCTGCGTACTCGCATTCCTGCTTCTGCAGTAGAAGTTTTGTTCTCAGATAACGAGCAATTTGGTGAATATCACCTCGTTGATAGTGCGGGCAAATTTGTTCTTGCATTAGAAAAAAATCAGATTGGCAGAGAAGCCGATAAAGATTTACCAGGTTTTGCTCAGAAAATTGCTACTAGTAAATCGGGGGCATTTTACTCAACCGACCAGATTGATGGCAGTCGACAGATTCTTGCTTTTAGCAAGACACCCCAAGTTCGCTCCCTACCTCAGCTCAACTGGTTTGTCATCCTCGGCCTAGATGAAGATATTGCATTTAAACAACAACGCGAGTTGCAATTGCTGCTTGTGTCCAGTATATTGCTGGCTTCTGTTGTGGTTGCTGCGATCTCGGCAATCTTGGCAAATCGCACTGTTAGACCAATTCAAACTGCGGCAACAGCAGTAGAAAAAATCGGTCAAGGCGAACTCGACACCCGCGTTCCCGTCGAGGGTGCAGATGAATTAGCACTGCTGGGTTCTAACATCAACTTGATGGCCGAGCAAATTCAGCGCAGAAATGATGTCTCTAGCCTGGCTCTGACAATTCGACAATCTACGGATCTAGACAATACCCTGGACGTGCTCGTTACCGAAACCCGCCGCATGCTCGATGTCGATCGCGTGGTGATCTACCGCTTTAACCCCGACTGGAGCGGTTATCTGTCCCACGAATCCGTCCTCCCTGGCTTGCCCAGTGCCCTCGAAGAAGATGCTACAGATTCCTGCATCAGCCCAGACTTGATCGAAGACTATCGCCAGGGGCGCATAGTCGTCAATAACGACGTATCGGAGCGAGATTACCATCCAGAGCACCGACAGTTATTGAACCGCCTGCAAATTAGAGCGAATTTGGTAACGCCAATCGTACAGCAAGGACAGCTATTCGGTCTTTTAGTAGCGCACCACTGTAAAAACACCCACGTTTGGCAGGCAGATGAAATCGGTTTGCTCTCAGAAGTATCAGTCCAGGTAGGTTATGCTGTGGGGCAAATTCTCTCAACCGAACAAAAAGCTAAGGTTGCCGCGCTCAAAGATAGGCTGGCTGAAATCTCGCTCAAGATTGGTAAAACTCTCGACTTCCAAGAAATCCTGGATACAGCAGTGCATGAAGTGCGAGATTTGTTCAAAACCGATCGCGCGATTATCTATAGTTTTGATGCCGATTGGAAAGGGACGATAATTGCAGAGTCCGTGGGGAGTCAATGGCCGAAAGCTCTGGGTGCCCAAATTCACGATCCCTGTTTCGCCGATCGCTATGTCGAAAAATATCGTGAAGGGCGCGTTCAGGCTACACCTAATATCTACAAAGCCAACCTCACCGACTGCCATTTAAAGCAACTAGAACCATTTGCCGTGAAAGCCAATCTGGTCGCTCCCATTGTGCGCAACAAGGAGCTAATCGGCCTGTTGATCTTGCATCAATGCGATGCCCCGCGCATTTGGGATGACAGCGAAATTGACTTGTTCAGACAACTGGCAAGCCAGGTAGGTTATGCGATCGAACAAGCCACGTTCATCGAACAAATGGACAAAGCCCGCCAAGAAGCTCGTGCCGAGGCTGCCGCGATCGCTAAAGATCAACAAGAGCAAAAGGAACTACTGCAAAAACGAGCGCTTGAGTTGCTGATGGAAGTCGATCCTGTGAGTAGAGGCGATCTGACGGTCAAGGCCAAGGTGACACCCGATGAAGTTGGTACCCTGGCTGACTCCTACAATGCGATTATTCGCAGCTTGCGCCAGATTGTAACCGACGTGCAAGGTGCCTCGGTTGAGGTGGTAAAAACAGCCATGAGTAATGAAGGTGCAATTAGCGAAGTTGCAACGGTATCATCGCAACAGGCTGAAACGATTAGCACAGCACTCAAACAGGTGGAGGCGATCGCTGAATCGCTGCAAGTGATGGCAACCCGAGCCAAGCAAGCCGAACAGCAGGTGCAACGCGCTAACCAGGAAGCCCAAGCTGGCGACGAAGCTATGAACCGCACAGTGACCGGGATCTCTAACATCCGCGAGACGGTATCTGAAACTGCCAAGAAGGTAAAACGATTGGGTGAAGCTTCTCAGAAAATTTCTAAGGTAGTTAACCTGATTAGTGGCTTTGCCGACCAAACCAACCTCCTGGCACTGAACGCCGCCATTGAAGCAGCCCGCGCTGGAGAAGAAGGTAGAGGCTTCGCGGTGGTAGCCGAAGAAGTCCGCGCCCTAGCTCAACAGTCCGCTTCTGCTACAGCCGATATCGAGCAGTTAGTCGAAGAAATTCAAACCCAAACTAACGAAGTAGTAGCAGCAATGGAAGATGGTACCGAGCAAGTAGTAGTCGGGACGCAACTCGTAGAAGAAGCTCGCCAAAAGCTCGCCCAGATTACAACCGTAAGTAATCAGGCCAATAAACTAGTGCAGGAGATCGCTCAAACGGCGGCGGCACAAACTCGCACCTCGGCGACGGTAAGTAAAACCATGCAAGACGTTGCCACCAGCGCTAAGGAAGCATCCGAGCAGTCCACCTCTGTGGCAGCGTCGTTCGAACAGCTTGTAAACGTTGCCGAACAATTGCAAGTTAGCGTATCTCAGTTCAAGCTGTAG
- a CDS encoding GAF domain-containing protein, whose amino-acid sequence MLLDNNQVSKFDDTQSPNGTTIAKGTLKLSPTHLTRGTGGATPPPPNNLQSANKKRFGWRSLKLRTKATALAVAIGIVPVIAIGTAAYLAADRAFEAQIARQKTSEAEEFLATIERFLFERFGDIQALSYQPVLQEKNTQDKSLLLTKFKQIHGVYDSITLMDLTGTDIAASEGTQLGKHEDDDYFQAIVKGANVFFSQPRVAKATGEVVMYFSAPVRDPATGKLTGVVRARMPVKHIDALVSRFGQNSTTYHLADRNGKVFVVNDGTAIGTPAKEHLPIFEQLRKEGKTTTVDTYEPLEKRDVWGVYAPFKSQRLPDIGWDGFLLADDKVVFSPLYGLAANLIGGTLIASGVVALLAAYLARRATQPIQDAALAVEKIGQGELDTRIPTVGTDELAVLGTSINSMAAQIQQRNKLSSLALSIRQSVDLETALEMFVRETRQLIGAERVVIYRFNPDWSGYLSHESVLSGLPSALKEKATDSCISPDLLEAYRQGRVAVNNDVSERDYHPEHRQLLQRLQIKANLVTPIVQQGQLFGLLVAHHCTKKHTWQADEINLLSEVAFHVGYAIGQIISIEQKAKVAALKDRLAEISLKMGKNLDFQEILDTAVHEVRDLLRTDRAIIYSFDADWQGTIVAESVGDKWPKSLGTQIADPCFADRYVEKYRNGRVQATPDIYAANLTDCHLKQLEPFAVKANLVAPILRNKELMGLLIVHQCDAPRKWDENEIELLGQLAVQLGYTIEQATTIEQIEKARIDARAEADARAEAQKQEKEFLQKRALELLMEVDPVSKGDLTVRARVTEDEIGTVADSYNSTIRNLRQIVEQVQSATQAVSQTTADSEPKVKSMAVEAVRQVEAIAAALEQIETMSKSSQGVATRAKTATEQVQMADRVVKAGDEAMNRTVSSISLVQSTVSDAAKKIKQLGESSQKISKVVKLIRNIAAQTNMLALNASIEAARAGEEGQGFAVVAEQVRALAQRSASATTEIGQIIEEIQAQTSEVVLAMETGTEQVNTGSRQVEEARQQLAQVAEVSAQVNKLVQEIARAAVTQTQVSTKVGQTIKDVAEIASNTQTQSGSVVASFSNLLEVAKELQVSVSQFKVN is encoded by the coding sequence ATGCTTTTAGATAACAATCAGGTTTCCAAATTCGACGACACCCAATCCCCCAACGGCACCACGATCGCAAAAGGTACGCTCAAACTATCTCCTACTCACCTTACACGAGGTACTGGCGGAGCGACACCCCCACCTCCAAATAACCTTCAATCTGCAAACAAGAAGCGTTTTGGCTGGCGGTCGCTGAAGTTACGCACTAAGGCTACAGCGCTAGCAGTGGCGATCGGAATTGTACCTGTAATTGCGATCGGGACGGCTGCATATTTAGCAGCGGATAGAGCCTTTGAAGCCCAGATCGCGCGACAAAAAACTTCCGAAGCTGAGGAATTTCTGGCAACAATCGAGCGCTTTTTGTTCGAGCGTTTCGGAGACATTCAGGCGTTATCCTATCAACCAGTATTGCAAGAAAAAAACACCCAGGATAAATCCCTCCTACTGACAAAATTTAAGCAAATCCATGGCGTGTACGACAGTATTACGCTCATGGACTTAACCGGCACTGATATTGCGGCAAGTGAGGGCACGCAACTGGGCAAACACGAAGATGACGACTACTTTCAAGCGATCGTAAAGGGTGCAAATGTCTTTTTTTCGCAGCCGCGTGTGGCTAAAGCGACTGGCGAGGTTGTGATGTACTTTTCGGCTCCTGTACGCGATCCTGCTACGGGTAAACTTACTGGTGTGGTGAGAGCGCGCATGCCAGTCAAACACATTGATGCCCTGGTCAGCAGGTTTGGGCAAAACTCGACCACATATCATTTGGCGGATCGTAATGGTAAAGTTTTTGTGGTTAACGACGGCACAGCAATTGGTACGCCTGCTAAAGAGCACCTACCGATTTTTGAACAATTGCGCAAAGAAGGCAAAACGACGACAGTTGATACTTACGAACCGCTTGAGAAACGAGATGTGTGGGGAGTTTACGCTCCTTTTAAATCGCAACGCCTACCAGATATCGGTTGGGATGGCTTCCTCTTAGCTGATGACAAGGTTGTTTTTTCCCCATTGTATGGTCTGGCTGCTAACCTGATTGGTGGTACTTTAATTGCCTCGGGTGTGGTGGCTCTGCTTGCCGCATATTTGGCGAGACGGGCAACTCAACCGATTCAAGATGCGGCTTTAGCTGTGGAAAAAATCGGGCAGGGCGAATTGGATACCCGTATTCCTACGGTTGGTACCGATGAATTGGCGGTGCTAGGTACCAGTATTAACTCGATGGCGGCGCAAATTCAGCAGAGAAACAAGCTTTCTAGTCTGGCTCTGTCAATTCGGCAATCCGTAGATTTAGAAACGGCATTGGAAATGTTCGTGCGGGAAACGCGGCAACTGATTGGGGCTGAGCGAGTGGTGATCTACCGCTTTAACCCTGACTGGAGCGGTTATCTATCCCACGAATCCGTCCTGTCCGGCTTACCCAGTGCCCTCAAAGAAAAGGCTACTGACTCCTGTATCAGTCCAGATTTGCTCGAAGCCTATCGCCAGGGGCGCGTGGCAGTAAATAATGACGTATCCGAACGCGATTATCATCCAGAGCACAGGCAGTTATTGCAACGCCTGCAAATTAAGGCGAATTTGGTCACCCCCATTGTGCAGCAAGGGCAACTTTTCGGTTTGTTGGTCGCCCACCACTGCACTAAAAAACACACTTGGCAAGCAGATGAAATCAATCTGCTCTCCGAAGTTGCGTTTCATGTGGGTTATGCCATCGGTCAAATTATCTCAATCGAACAAAAGGCTAAAGTCGCTGCGCTTAAAGATAGATTGGCGGAAATCTCGCTCAAGATGGGGAAAAATCTCGACTTCCAGGAAATCCTCGATACGGCGGTGCATGAGGTGCGCGATTTACTCAGAACCGATCGCGCCATTATCTATAGTTTTGACGCGGATTGGCAAGGCACGATCGTCGCAGAATCGGTGGGAGACAAATGGCCGAAATCTCTGGGCACTCAAATTGCCGATCCTTGTTTCGCCGATCGCTATGTGGAGAAATATCGCAACGGTCGAGTTCAAGCTACACCGGACATATACGCCGCTAACTTAACTGACTGCCACCTCAAACAATTGGAACCCTTTGCGGTGAAGGCAAATCTGGTCGCACCCATTCTGCGCAATAAAGAGCTAATGGGGCTGTTAATCGTGCACCAGTGCGATGCCCCGCGCAAATGGGATGAAAACGAGATCGAGCTCCTGGGACAGTTGGCGGTGCAGTTGGGCTACACGATCGAGCAAGCCACAACGATCGAACAAATTGAAAAAGCTCGTATTGATGCTCGCGCTGAAGCAGATGCGCGGGCAGAAGCACAAAAGCAAGAGAAAGAGTTCCTGCAAAAACGCGCTCTAGAACTACTAATGGAAGTCGATCCAGTCAGTAAAGGCGACTTGACCGTGAGAGCGAGAGTGACTGAGGATGAAATCGGTACGGTGGCTGACTCATATAATTCCACGATCCGCAACCTCAGACAAATCGTCGAACAGGTGCAATCTGCCACCCAAGCTGTATCTCAAACTACAGCAGATAGCGAACCAAAGGTAAAGAGCATGGCTGTTGAGGCGGTACGGCAGGTGGAAGCGATCGCCGCAGCCCTAGAGCAAATCGAAACCATGTCCAAATCTAGCCAGGGTGTAGCTACTCGCGCCAAAACCGCCACCGAACAAGTGCAAATGGCCGATCGGGTTGTAAAGGCAGGTGACGAAGCCATGAACCGCACGGTATCGAGTATCTCTTTGGTACAGTCCACCGTATCCGATGCTGCCAAGAAAATAAAGCAGCTAGGGGAATCTTCCCAAAAGATTTCCAAGGTAGTCAAGCTGATCCGCAATATCGCTGCCCAGACTAATATGCTGGCGCTGAATGCTTCGATTGAAGCTGCCCGCGCTGGCGAAGAAGGACAAGGCTTTGCGGTGGTAGCAGAACAGGTACGGGCGCTAGCACAGCGATCGGCATCAGCCACCACTGAAATCGGACAAATTATCGAAGAGATTCAAGCTCAAACTAGTGAAGTGGTGCTGGCGATGGAAACCGGCACGGAGCAGGTAAATACCGGGTCCCGTCAGGTAGAAGAAGCCCGACAGCAACTAGCCCAGGTTGCTGAGGTGAGCGCCCAGGTTAACAAACTGGTACAAGAAATCGCACGGGCAGCCGTAACTCAGACACAGGTATCGACCAAAGTCGGTCAAACCATCAAAGATGTAGCCGAAATCGCCTCCAATACCCAAACGCAATCTGGCAGCGTCGTCGCATCATTTAGCAATTTACTCGAAGTTGCCAAAGAACTACAGGTCAGTGTCTCGCAGTTTAAAGTCAACTAG